From a region of the Gemmatimonadota bacterium genome:
- a CDS encoding GreA/GreB family elongation factor, which produces MLDEIKGRLEGEISRLKRELNIDLPKRIEAALELGDLRENSEYKAAKERQAFVEARLGQLSSRVSGLAKINLDEMELDRVAIGSEVKVLDFASGQEFTFTITPGDFIDLDAGQVSMASPIGQALMGSSEGDEVDVRLPGGVRRYRVEKLTALGG; this is translated from the coding sequence ATGCTCGACGAGATCAAGGGACGGCTGGAGGGGGAGATCTCCCGGCTCAAGCGCGAGCTGAACATCGATCTGCCCAAGAGAATCGAGGCGGCGTTGGAGCTCGGCGACCTGCGCGAGAACTCGGAATACAAGGCCGCCAAGGAACGGCAGGCGTTCGTCGAAGCCAGGCTCGGCCAGCTCAGCTCGCGGGTCTCCGGGCTGGCGAAGATCAACCTCGACGAGATGGAGCTTGACCGAGTGGCGATCGGCTCCGAGGTTAAGGTGCTCGACTTCGCATCCGGGCAGGAGTTCACCTTCACAATCACCCCCGGCGACTTCATAGACCTCGACGCCGGCCAGGTGTCGATGGCCTCGCCCATCGGTCAGGCTCTGATGGGATCATCGGAGGGGGACGAGGTGGATGTGCGCCTCCCTGGCGGGGTGCGACGTTATCGCGTCGAAAAACTCACGGCCCTCGGGGGTTG